cgccgcgccccgctcccgccgcgggCAGGCGCGgccgcggggaggcggcgcTGCCGGAGCCCGCGGGCAGCGGGGGAGGGACgggccccgagccgccgctgcGCTCCTGGCCGCTCCCCCGCCGATgcctgccgctctcctgccgcTTCCTGCCTTGGGCCCAGGAAGGGGCCGGGTTTAGAGACCACGCTGCTTTGCATTCTTTTCGAGGGGACGCGGGGAGGGCTTTGGTGCTTTTTAGAGCTGCCCCGATGTTAAGAGTTTCACGGAATCACAGAACATCCTGAGAGGGAAGGAACACACAGGGATCACCAGCGGCCATCGCCAAGAGTCGCACcgtgtgcctgagagcactgtgCAACTCTGTGGGGCCTGGAACTGTGACCGCCttcctggggagcctggtcccctgcccagccaccaAGGGATAATGCCAGGGACGTTTTATACGATTAGGCAGCTttgtcagaaataaaaaaaaattcttattaaGATGCTGTTTGggagattctgtgatttttttttttaaactagaaaCCGTACACTAGGACGATTAGTGAAAAAAGACAGTTGCATCTGCATTTTAAGATTCCATTGAGTGTAACATTTATTTGTTCTAAGATAGTGATCCAAATCCAGCTGTACATGGCACAATACAGAGAGCTGGAAGATTACTGGATATCGAATAATATGTGAGCATTCACAGAGAAGGAgactcagaaaataaaacaagaaattacttattttaaCCATGTAAAACATATGCCATGATGAATTTCCCAATCATGAATACTAGATAATTAGTATTTATTACGAATTTTAATAATGCATGGTAAATGCATACTTCAATACATAATACAATTTATGAAATtaataaatgcaatttaaagTGTATGCAAGTTTTAGTAAGTAGAGGTGTGCTTCTTGTAGAACTACAATTTTTGTAGGCTGTAAGGTGAAAGTATTTAGTGAGTACTGCAGGGATTTGGAGAAAACGGAAGAATTTTCTTATGATTAGAAGCTGTTCTGGGGCTGTAGATTCTGTCACTGACAATGCCGCAAAGCTTCTGTGTGGTGAAGGAAACCCATTGAGGTAATTGAAACAATTAAAAGAACAGTCTGTGCACATGCCTATTTTAGCCAAAGGTTTCTTACATGATGGCATATTATATAAACTATTTTTCAGAtgaatttattttgtatttgaaTGGAAATCCTGCTTTTCAAGACTGGTGTGAACCACTGTGTCTTTCAAGTTGAGCCCTGTAAAAGCATGAGTTTTGTtcactgcactgctgagctttGACCTGCAGGACAAAACTGGTTCTGCAACTTGACTGACAAAAAGTAAGAACTTTGCAGTTACGAGTTTGGGCACTTACACAACCCTTAGTGTCCATGCTGAGCTTCTTTTCAgttagttttcttctttctgtccATTTTTCTCTAcatcttttaaacaaaataattgcATGTTTTGTACAAAAGTCATTTGTTTATGATATCTCCACATCTGATTGAAGAGAAGCTTCTAATGCAAAATATACAACAGATTGATTTGTATGTAGAAAAATCAGCAGCCACACCTTAAAAGACATATGCTACACCGGTGGGAACTTCCatccttcctctttctgttccacagcccctgtgcagaaatgaaaattatgaTACAGCTTCTTTCCCTCACAGCAGTGTCCAGCAATTAATGTCATCGTAGGACGTGCTTGAGTACTAGTCTAACAATGAGTGCTCAGAAAAAAACTGGGAATAAAActtgtaattttctttctagGGCAGTATTTAATGAGGGGAGTATAAACAAGCTCTAATATACCTAGTGACTGATGATATTTTGGCAAAATATACTGGTGATCATTGGTTATCACTGTCCATTTTCTATATAGATGGTGGAAAAATAGTGCCAAGCTGTTTATCTATTGTCCATGTCAGTGTCAATAATATATGGAAGGTTGATTTCTTTCCTCATGCTGCCACatccttcctctttccctcGGGTTGATGTAGAAGTCACATTTACTCACCTTTGTGGTTGTCTCTGAAGATGTGCATAAAACAAAGTGAAATCTGTTGATGAAAATCATCTGAGAAATGAGCATTTGCTGTGCATTAATTTTAAcgttgttttctttaaaaatacctgCAGACCTTAATAATTTCTGAAGTACATATTAAACCAAGATGTACATGATTTGCCAGTGTTTCTTGAAGTATTTGGTTAATTATCTTCACACAGGAGACATCAAAACCCAAAGTATGCTCTCTTTTCTGAATGATTAAGCCATGCTTCCCATAATATTTCACTAGCAAGTAGGGTTATAACAGACTGCTAACAACAAAGTGAAAtctgctgtggaaaaaaaaacaggaaaaaatgggaaaagaagaaaacaatgacCCCAAAGATgtgcaaagaaaaggaaaagccaagaTGCAACTCAGAAGAAATATAGGTTATTTTGATGGGGTAAGTTTTATTATAGGATCAATTGTTGGAGCAGGGATCTTTGTGTCTCCCACAGGGGTGTTAAAACATTCCTTACTCAATGTTGGCGTTGCTCTAATGATCTGGACCGCATCTGGGCTGGTTTCTCTGATGGGTGCCCTCTGCTATGCAGAGCTAGGAACCGCTCTGCCCTTTTCCGGAGGAGAATACAGCCATATTAAAAGAGGCCTTGGATCCCTACCCGCCTTCGTGTTTATCTGGACATCAACGTTCACCAAGCCAGCATCAAATGCTGCTCGAGCCCTGCTGTTTGCTGAATATGCCACGCAGCCTTTCTATGGCATTTGTCCTGCACCAGATGTGCTGAAGAAGTGCTTGGCCTTGGCCGTTCTCTGGTCCCTGGGAATTTTGAATGGCCTCAGCGTCAAAATGTCTGCGTGGGTGCAGGCAGTTTTCACTCTGCTGAAGATGATGGCCTTGTCTGTGATTGCTGTCGGTGGCATAGTTCTCCTTGTTACCAGGCAAAAGGAGAGTCTGGCCAGGTTTGAGGACATGTTTGGCTCAGAGATCCCCAACGCCTCACAGGTTGCCGAAGCCTTCTTCCAGGGGCTGTATGCGTACGGCGGCTGGTGGTCCCTCAACTACATGGCAGGTATTCTGCTCCTCTCCATTAGATTTAGTTCTGCAGTTCTCATTCTTGTGTTCCTCAGCCTGTTTTGGGAGAACTTGTCTCTGCTTCAAGACCACAGGGTCCTTCTCATTTTACATGAGTGTTTGTTGGGGCTGGTAGAAGAGCTGTTGTTCCTCTCTAGGGAAAATTCCTGCTTTTTGTGCAGAAACAAGCTGACACTTTCAGGGAAGTACAAGAGAAATCATAATAGTAATTTTAAATCTCAGGcataaacagaatttttcataccttaaaaatttgcattttgtcTTTCTCAGTGTGCGTGTAAGTGTATTTTTAGGAAAGTATTAACTTGTCCATGCCAAACTATGGGTGCATAGCTAATTTCGATTTAAACATCTGTGCCTTAGCTGAGGTTATGGCAGCTGGTTTGAACATGGACAAATTAATTTTGACTTTTGTTAGAATGTAGTAATATTATGGGATatattttccaggaaaacagaCTTTTGAAGTCTAATAGAAGGTAAAGAGAGGTCTATGGAAGACGGTATAAATTTTTTCATAGAATTTCTACTCAATTTTAACATTCAAAAAGTTTTTGAATATCTATTTGCTTCCCTATTCTGCTGACATGTGGCAGTaataaatgaacattttttcGTGAAAGCTACAGAGATGATGTTCATAATGTTAGGTATTCACATCACAAGTTAAATCAATAGAGTTTTATAGTATCATCAGATTCATGGAATTACATTGTAAGCAAGTGGATATTGCTGTTATATCTTTAACCATTTGTATCCATTGACCTCTACcatgtaaaatattaaataaatggAATGTGTTAAATGCATACCACAAAGTTCAGTGGTGAGGATAGTGTGAAAATTTGGTTAAAGTTTAAAAACCTGACTGTTGTCTTTATAATCCAGGTACTCCAGCTTTAAAAATAggctgcaattaaaaaaattatataaatcaGGAAAGGATGGATTTGAAAACTTAGGAATTCTTTAAAGATAAGCACTTGGCTTTGAAGGCCTGAGAAAATACAAGACTTCTGGTAAAATACTAATTTATTCTGATCAGTTAGCAGTACTAATAAATGCCATACACTGGGCAGCACAGCTGTTTAGACAGATGTAACCTATGAAATAGTTCTGAACCGAACTGAGTTTACTATGCTTCAACAATAACTTCATTTCTGTGAGCTTCAGCTGATGAATCAGGTGCCAGCTGGCTGGAAAGACTGCAATAAGCAACAAAACGAATGGAAAGATAAATTTAAATTGGAAATTTTGGTGATTATCGCCTTCTGAGCTCAAAATTACTAAGTGTATTTTTTATATCTGACATAAATCCCAAATTCTCTGATAGTATCTGAATTCCACTATTGTTGTCCTTTGATTTTGTCTCTATGCACTACAGCCAGCACAGGGATCATGGCTCACGGGTAATGTCCTGAGCAGAAGATAGAAATCAAATGTGAAGGAGGAAGCAGATTTCTGTCTCCTAAAAAGAGTTCAAATAAGCTGCACATTTCACTTTTCACTTATTCCTTCTTATCAGTTATTTGCTGGTAATACTCAGGAAATTGTCTGTAAATGCTGAGGGAAGTGGGAAGTGGTGAGGGAACAAGAGGAAGGagtgaaagaaattaaaaataaccttTCTGATTGAGATGAGGGTAATTGAGATTAAGCTTCTGGAAACCAGCTCCATCTTTTGCTGGGACTATGACATGCCCGGGAGTGTGTGACAGTGCCTGAGTTATTCACCTGCaaaatctggggttttttcttaTTTGATAAGAGTAGTTCTAGGCTATCAGGCTTAGCACTAAACCGTTTTCCTCCACCATCTTTGCCCTGGAAAAGATGATAATCATCAAAATCCATCTGGGAATGGCCCCCTTTTAAAGCCACTGCATTATTGCTCTTATGTCTATACCTTCGGTCTTTTCTGTTACTTCTGATATAAGAGCAAAGAGAAAGGTTTTGAGTAGGAATAGGCAAATCTGCTCAATAAGTTTCAGATCACGATTCATGAGGTGACATAAGAATAAATAATGTGACTTAAGAGTTTAATGTTTAAGCTAGTAATTTTCAAGTACAGCTACTTGAAAATTTTCTACCAAATCACTTTTCTAATGTAAGTCAAATATGTGATTAATCAAATCAAAGGGAAATTATCACTCATTTTGTCATTTTGAGAATCAATCAGCTCTTCATTCAGCCCTCCTTCCAAAATAGTTAAAAATAGctaagtaaaaaaatattgtttaagtATCTTTGATATTAACCTATTTGAGAACCACTGTAGGACTTCACAGAGAATTTAGCAGCCATGATTAGGGATTGTGGCAGGACTTTGGTATCAGGCTTGTCAAACTCTGCACAGCTTCACTCACTACTGAAAAACACTTGCAGAAGCCACACTGCTTGCTTCATTTGTtgttttaaattgtatttttcagagGAGATGAAACGCCCCAGCAGAAATATCCCCTTAACTGTGATGACTGCTATTCCTGCAGtaattgttttttatttactaGTGAACATCTCATATCTGACTGTCCTCACACCTAAGGAAATTGTCTCCTCAGGTATGTattccatatttttttaattaaaaaggacTGACCCTTTGACATATCCATCTGATGTCAATGCCCTGGGTTACTTCTGCTTACCTAACTTCACAGTCCAGAAATTtgtgttcattttcttttaacagAGAAGTCTTCTTTAATTTTACTCTATGACACAAATTTGATGCATGCAGGCAGATTGTTGAAATTGTTTGCTTTGCCCTACGCTGTctaaaaagaaatcagaagtGTATTAAAACCTGGAAAATAAGGTGAAAGTCAGGTCCCAAGTATAGAGATGatctttgttttcctgtagTTTTAATTCTAtctcctccttctttctctatCTTATTGAGTCTCAGACTAAAGCCATTACTCTTTAGGAGGTGGACAAGTCAAACATGTTCAGGAGTATAGAAAAGACTATGGACACAAAAATGTAGCCATTTTGGGTGTGTATTATTCATTATAAATACCGTGAGTTCTCAGAAGAGCCTGTACAAAATTCCAGTGTATATAAACCCTGTCTCAGATCCTGTACCAGTAAACTGGCCATGTAAAGCTCCAAAGGGAACAGTATTTCTCCTTGATTGTCCAAGCAGCACATTTTAAATCCCACTGTAATAACACTGAGCTGTCAGACCTTGCCTACAGGCCTGAAAAAAACCATGCCTCATTTGAATGgatcaataatttttttctatgaaaaaagcTCACTAATATAAATGACAACAATGTACCTGTCACTCAGTAACCTCAGATTATCACTCAGCAAGTGTCAGGCTGTCTGCTGGGAGAGATGGATCATTTGTATGCTACAGTGAAGGAGGCAGCAAATACCAGACTATccatgaatagcagctgccAGCTGGCATGACCAGCTTCATGCATACCAAGGGAACTGTGTTTATCTATGCCAGCTGAGAAGATAACCTTAAAATTGTAGcactttttcaaatatttcttattCCTTTgatagtttttttttgtttgttttgttttggtttttttttgaggtgggagGCACTGTTTTCCCCATCTCTAATAATGTGCTATTCTGCACAGGACACCGCAAGACCTATGTTCCTTATGACATTTGGTTATAGACCCACTAAATATTGTCCTCATAACAATATCATCTATAGCTAATTTTCAAGCAATATTGAATATCTCTTGTTTAGAAACAATCTTTCACATTTCCCAGTTCCACCCAAAGCAAAATCTCATTAATAGCACATTTGTTGACTCTGAACGTAGATGTGCTCCTGTTGGCAGTTTCCTGTAACAGCAGATTGTGTCACCATCATGGTCACGCCAGGGACCaaggagttaattttctttcttgcccAGCTGTGTGTGTTGTGTTTCAGGACATGAGATGTGGCCTGCTGGGCAGTCTATGAATGTGGTATTGGCCCCAGTAGGTTTCCTTGGCTTGCTCTGGCAGGCAGCACTCCTTCTTGCTGTCATCCTCCCAGGAAATGTTTAGCTCCTGCATGAAATACCCTTAGGATTGGATTAGTGTTTGACTACTGCAACGAAAAAGCAGGCATTGCTGGTAAATAATAGGTGTTTCTTGTATTTTAAGTTTTGTTCCTGTTGAGTCTGTCAGTTATTCAGAACAAGGTACTTGTACTACACTGATTCTTTGCTTTCTTGCAGTTGCTGTGGCAGTCACTTGGGCTGATCGAGTGATCCCCTCTGTTGCCTGGATCATACCTCTCTCTGTTGCTGTCTCAATATTTGGTGCCCTCAACTGCAGCACGTTCACACTTGGTCGATTAAGCTATGCTGGAAGTCAGTCAGGACATTTACCTCTTTTAATATCCATGCTTAATGTCCACTCCTATACACCAGCACCAGCCATGATTTTTTCAACCACCATTGCATCCATTTTTATTATCCCCTCTGACCTTATTATGTTAACAAATTACTTTGGATTTTCTGCCTGGCTTATGATTGGATTGACTTGTGCAAGCCTGATTGTACTTCGATATCGGGAACCTCATCTACACCGACCATACAAAGTAAATTGATataagttaaaaatatttttatgtttttttttttttcttgagtcCTGGGTAGCATGCAAAAGTTATAGAAGAAGTGCAAATCCAAAGTGGATAGtcacaaaaatacaaataataatttcaatGCTTAGAGCCTTACTTGAAAATTTTGCTTCACTataaaaagaagagaaacaatCAGATCTCTGCCCCAGAGAACTTGAAATCATGAGATGGTTCTTTGCAGAATGGGGGAGATGTGCAAACAATATGGAACCATACCATTGTGGAGCAGTAACAAGAACAGTATAGGACCCACTGCCATTCAGTTCATCAGACTTTGTTCTGCTCTCATCTTCCCTGACAAAATCACGGGCATTAAGGATAGGTTGAATTTCCTCTTACTCCAGCAGTCAGAAAGCTGGGTTAGAAGTGTATGTTTACTGTGAAGGTTTCTAGTCACCCAGCCCAGAGTGTCTAATAGGAACCCACAATATCATATGTGAACAAATGGATTGCCAGTACTGCCTGTCTCTCCCCCTTGACAAAGGAAGGAGcctaaacaaatatttttaaaaagattccTCTCTTATAGGCAATTTGAATCAGATGACTCTTGTCCTGAGTGAATTTATAGCAGCATGAGAAATGGTACTCTACTGTGGCAAAGAACATATTGTTACTCTAATgaacaaggcaaaaaaaaatcacagtgggttaatttatttcctaaaccactttttttctttctcttacaGGTGTTTTTACCAGTTCCATTTATGATGGTGGCCATGTCTTTCTTCCTAGTTCTAGCTCCCATAGTCTGGTCTCCAAACATGCAATATGTTTATGCTTTCCTGTTTATGCTTGGAAGTCTTATTATTTATCTGCcttttatacattttaaattgcattttgcatttcttgATAAAATTACTTGCCACTTACAGCTCCTTTTAGAAGTCTGCCCTGCTGATGGACCTGCTGAAGGCAAATGTGAATAATGGCAGATATTTAATCTCAGTACAACTAAGAGCCAACAAGGGATTTTGTTTAACTGACACTGTAAACAGTACAATTTAGATGTTGGTGTGATATATAGGCGTGTATGcatgcatatacatatatagatGTATACACATATAATGCAGACATGcacatatatgtatgtataggcacagaatcacagaatcaattaggttAGAAAAGGCCTTTGAGGCAATCAggtccaacctatgaccaaaCACCTCCTCATCAACTAAATCATGGCGTTATTATAATAAGTTAATATGTATatatgtttggttttgtttgtataaatacataaatatatatgtatactaATTTAATAGGTGCAATGGTTCTCTCTTAAACTTGCAAAATCTGTAAAATGCTTTCTCCTGCTCCTGAAAACACAGTTAAAATTTCCATAAAGTCTTGCAATAATAGAAATAAGACTCAACCACAGTGCAAATAATTATCAATATTATCATACAGTAAGTGAATAAATACATAATAGCATCCTTATAAAAATACACTTACACTTTGAACTAAATTATCTGGATTATTCTTAGTTTGCAGTAGCTCACTGATCAGAACTTCTGGTTTTAAAggctttatatttttttcatctgctaCTGTTttggaattaatttatttttaataaaagcctTTGAAGAATATCATAAAGTTGACTGAGATCTTTTTAAATAGCAAGAATTTTGGACATGGTGCATCTTAGCTATTTTAGAACAACGCATACAAATTCAAGGTGAAATCTTAAAATGCATCAAGTAAGACAATAAGAAGTATTTATCCTTTTcatcacagaaataaaagctaAAGATATGTGGATTCCTTTTCCAAATCATTTACATCTTAGTATTAATATTACTttattccttgctttctttctggTGTTATTGAGAAGTAAGAGCTTTTTTAGGCCTCCTCCtctccatttttattttgtttatgaaagcaagataaattaattattttttcttctgataaTTGGGCCATATAAAGTTCAcagaatatttattattaaaaataaattaaaagtacaTAAAGCCATCATATCTGTAGGTGATTATTAATATATGCTGCTATTTTTATAATTACAATAGAATTACAAATATAAAGTGATATTCTAAATCTGGCAGTGAAAGATCAGCAACACAACCAGCAGATGGCCCCAGCCGAACATCACTCTTACACCGTCATCTGATGGATATTGTATTTGTGAAACTGTCTTACAGGGTAATACTGAGTATTATAACACACAGTAACATATAACACagtagaatgaaaaaaaatcttgctacTAGTATTCACATCAGTGAATACTTGATTCACTGATGTATAACAATTTTAGATATCGGAATGATAGATAACGAATTCTTCACAGCTACCCAAAGTTTGAGGGTGGCCATCAATAAAAGGTTTAAGAGGATTTGACTTTGTACAGGAATGAGTTCCCAAATCaaagcaaatatatatatagcaaGTGGCTTTTCTCAAGGTGATAATGCACACAGAAtgaaaatttgaagaaaaaattacacCTTTTAACAAGCTGTATGAAGAGAAGTTCATACAAGTGAGGACTGCAGTGTacacagctgagctgcagacTGGATCCTGCTGAATGCGAGAAAGGAATCAGTGTTTAATTTCACTTAATAGTGCTATtggaaaaacatttattttgctgaTTAAATTCAAAATATCATGAGACTTGTCAATGTAGAGGAATTACATTTTAAGAACTGAATTGTaaatggaagaaattattttactgtgaCCAAAGCATCCATCAGTGATTTGTAAATACAGGTGTGGCAGTGCAACAGATTATCAACTGTACTTTCAAGTAATGTATTTAAATCTatatgtgaaagaaaagtgaaggttgtgaggaaaaaaagtttaTGTAACAAtgttacataaaaaaaaaagtttatgtAACAATAATGCTGTGTTGTAGACTAGGTAATTAGGAAAAGCAAGCATCAGGGGCAAGTTGCTCAACTGGGTGTGTTATTTCCATGTAATTTCTTGTCAGTGTGTCAACTATCTATTTAATTCCCTAATGAGTTGGATACCTACTGATAACATATGTCATGGTATGTTTGAATAATTGGAGCATGTATTTGTTAATGATAGAAACTTCAAATATAGAGGTTTACAGTTCCAACCAATCAGGGAACTCAAAAGTCCCAATGAAATGTAATATGAAATAAGTTGCATTTATGTATCTTTCCAGAATGTGAAGTAGATAGTTTTTATTTCAACAAAAAACCTAGGAAATGGCACATAAACGTACAAGATGAGAAGATTTAGAATAGGTCAGAATTAAAAATGTCCATGCAAGCTTAAGCCCCTCTGCAAAGACACCTTTCAATGGCCTTGCATTATCAAATCATAAACTCTTCTTTCTATATACCCTTACCTCATTTGTTGGAATGAATGGATGGTGCCAAAAAATTCACTatcattttctccccatttcaaCGTGTGATCATGCATTTTGTTTATCACTCTCTGCTCAAATGCTGCTCTTGATAGACATTGTTGATATCTTACAGACTTTTCTATGGTGTTCCTCATGACAGCACCTAGGCACTTCACAAACAATCACTAATTTTTCTTGACTATCATGAGCTGTGTCAGTGATATCATCGTTTTTTGCTGAAAGTAAGTTAAGCTGATGTGTATGTTGCACAAGAAATCGAGAAATCGGTTTTGTGATGTTCCCTGAGATACTTAAATTCACATCAAATACCTGGATGGAGATTTATGGACATTCAAGACCAAGTATGGATGTTTATCTTAGAAGCAGGGCAAAGAGCCAGGGAATTGGTGAACATACACTATTCAGACACTATATACagatttccatttcctttcattCCAGTTTTTAGATGGAAACGAAATATGACCAAAATTGCTCACTAACTTTGGATGCCTAAGACCGGGTACCTTGGAGCTGATTTTTCGTGGTAATTAGTAAGTTCAGACTGCCTATAATCCCCTGGAACTAAGTTCCAAGAGTACAAAAGGGAAAATAGGACAAATTATCACAGTCACTTTGGTTTAGATGAATAGCTGGTATCCTTTAGCTCAGCTTCTGACTAACTGTGGGTAGCTGCAATTCTTTTAAGACCTACAGTCTACTAAATGTTAAGTTACAACTATGAGATTTTAAAATTCCACAAGTCAAGCATGAAGATTTAAAGTTTGGTgtagaaaatggggaaaacagaattaattgcaattttgaaaaattattatttatattattccAGTATGGCCATGGAATTTTATAGAAAAAGAGCAATGTGTATTCTTTTAGGCAATAGTCAAATTCCTAAATCCAGCAACTGTTCTGCAAGTGCTACATCATTCATTACATCAAATTCCTCCTCTTCTACAGCAAATGAGGGATTGGCTGCCTCACATTTAGCATTTTCTTCAACACAAATGTTGACTTATTCCCAGATCCGAGAGAAACAGgatattctgaaaaataatgcTGTCATTAAATGACTCCCGTTGGAAAGGGACTCACACAGCTGAGCTGAATTAGCATTAAAAAAGCAATCCCAGATATGGTATTGCCCATCCCCTAAATATGAGTCATTGATGTTCTCTTAATGCAGACTTTCTTTTGCCTGAGTGTTTTAGAAtgctaaatcacaaaaaaagaaaatatactaTTAAATTTATAAAGATTTCTTATTGTTGCTGGATCATTCCACATCTCCAAGCAGTAAGCATAAAGGAATAGAATTCAAATTTATAACTCATGTTAGCTACTCTGGCCAAGAGCAattcaatattttaatattatagCTTGTTTCAGTTGGTCTCAGCTGCTTTTCTACTTGAATATATCTCAGAAAATACTATATGGAAGTGCAACTTTTATTACTAGACTGTATCAgacatttatttacatttttaatttttttttgtctttgactTCATAATTCTTTTATGCTTATGCATACTTGCATATTTCAGAACTTCAGCCTTACAAGTAGTAAAGATAGAATGTGGATAATTTTTTATCCATACTGTAATGACTGGTCCATTTTGACATGTAATCTCCTTATCTGTTTTTTAGGTTTCTAACACAATATTTGTATGTATGTCtgcattgccttttttttttgtcctttatcTCCTTAAAAAGACAATGtaaaatacagaattattatcagtattattttaaaaattacttgcaATTATACATCATGCTAATTCCATATGTACTGACtgctttacaaaaaaaattgttctgaGGCAAACCCCAGAAATtgtacaaagaaaaaacaaaaactccagcaattatttgttttaattcccTTTTCATAGTTAGTGTTAACTGTGATTCCAATAAAAAGATGATCAGCTAATAATGAACAGCTGTACATGGCTTTTTGTGCTTTGATGTGGTGACATTTGGTTGGCACCTCTGGATTAGTAGGGGAGGATGTACGAGGAGCTTCCATGAGTTGT
This sequence is a window from Anomalospiza imberbis isolate Cuckoo-Finch-1a 21T00152 chromosome 1, ASM3175350v1, whole genome shotgun sequence. Protein-coding genes within it:
- the SLC7A13 gene encoding solute carrier family 7 member 13 — protein: MGKEENNDPKDVQRKGKAKMQLRRNIGYFDGVSFIIGSIVGAGIFVSPTGVLKHSLLNVGVALMIWTASGLVSLMGALCYAELGTALPFSGGEYSHIKRGLGSLPAFVFIWTSTFTKPASNAARALLFAEYATQPFYGICPAPDVLKKCLALAVLWSLGILNGLSVKMSAWVQAVFTLLKMMALSVIAVGGIVLLVTRQKESLARFEDMFGSEIPNASQVAEAFFQGLYAYGGWWSLNYMAEEMKRPSRNIPLTVMTAIPAVIVFYLLVNISYLTVLTPKEIVSSVAVAVTWADRVIPSVAWIIPLSVAVSIFGALNCSTFTLGRLSYAGSQSGHLPLLISMLNVHSYTPAPAMIFSTTIASIFIIPSDLIMLTNYFGFSAWLMIGLTCASLIVLRYREPHLHRPYKVFLPVPFMMVAMSFFLVLAPIVWSPNMQYVYAFLFMLGSLIIYLPFIHFKLHFAFLDKITCHLQLLLEVCPADGPAEGKCE